In Prunus dulcis chromosome 2, ALMONDv2, whole genome shotgun sequence, a single genomic region encodes these proteins:
- the LOC117618141 gene encoding aspartic proteinase CDR1-like yields the protein MAAYHSCALVALSTTLLFLLCASSFSLASAKGGFSVDLIHRDSPKSPFYNPSLTPSQRLANALGRSINRINHFSPAASSLSQHGPNQVEANLIMNRGEYLMEASIGTPPFPIKAIADTGSDLIWTQCKPCPSCYQQTDPLFDPERSSTYKTLPCTSNQCVSLNGTCSSSNCRYSVSYGDGSHSRGEYAQETLTLGSTTGRNVALPKTLIGCGHDNNGTFDEKSSGVVGLGGGNESLITQLGASIDGKFSHCLVSIQSQAKTTSKLNFGTNAVVSGSQVVSTPIVQGLYPETFYFLTVEAVSVGDTKLAFPPSTFANGEGNIIIDSGTTLTFFPSDFYTNLEAEVDKAIGRERVDVPNVPLSLCYKSSESEAEFKAPTLTVHFKGADVKLDAAHTFVRAREEAVCFAFAPTRSISIYGNLSQMDFLVGYDKNKQTVSFKPTDCTK from the coding sequence ATGGCAGCTTATCATTCTTGTGCCTTGGTTGCATTGTCAACAACCTtgctctttcttctttgtgcCTCTAGTTTCTCTTTGGCCTCAGCTAAAGGTGGCTTCAGTGTCGATCTCATTCACCGTGATTCACCAAAATCCCCTTTCTACAACCCTTCTTTGACACCCTCCCAGCGTTTGGCCAATGCCCTTGGCCGATCGATTAACCGAATCAACCATTTCAGCCCAGCAGCTTCTTCACTATCTCAGCATGGCCCTAACCAAGTTGAAGCCAATCTCATCATGAACCGGGGTGAGTATCTCATGGAAGCATCAATCGGAACACCGCCATTTCCTATCAAAGCCATTGCTGACACAGGCAGTGATCTCATCTGGACACAATGCAAGCCTTGCCCTAGTTGTTACCAACAAACAGACCCTCTTTTTGACCCCGAAAGATCCTCAACTTACAAAACCCTACCTTGCACTTCAAACCAGTGTGTCTCCCTGAATGGAACTTGCTCAAGTAGTAATTGCCGGTACTCAGTCAGTTATGGTGATGGATCACACAGCCGTGGAGAGTATGCCCAGGAAACTCTAACCCTAGGTTCCACTACTGGCAGAAACGTAGCACTCCCCAAAACCCTAATTGGATGTGGGCATGATAATAATGGGACATTTGATGAGAAAAGTTCTGGCGTAGTTGGTCTTGGAGGTGGTAATGAATCCCTAATTACACAATTGGGTGCTTCTATAGATGGGAAATTTTCCCATTGCTTGGTCTCAATTCAATCACAAGCTAAAACCACAAGCAAGTTGAACTTTGGTACCAATGCTGTGGTTTCAGGCTCTCAAGTTGTGTCCACTCCCATTGTCCAAGGCCTATACCCTGAAACCTTCTACTTCTTGACCGTGGAAGCAGTAAGTGTTGGTGACACTAAACTTGCTTTTCCACCCTCAACTTTCGCCAATGGAGAGGGCAACATTATTATAGATTCGGGCACCACATTGACCTTCTTTCCCTCCGATTTCTACACAAATTTGGAAGCTGAAGTTGATAAAGCGATCGGTAGGGAACGCGTGGATGTCCCTAATGTTCCTTTGAGTCTTTGCTACAAGAGTAGTGAATCTGAAGCGGAGTTCAAAGCCCCCACCCTCACCGTGCATTTCAAAGGCGCCGACGTGAAGCTGGATGCTGCCCACACCTTTGTTAGAGCTCGTGAGGAGGCTGTGTGCTTTGCTTTTGCTCCTACTAGAAGTATTTCAATCTATGGGAACTTGTCTCAGATGGACTTCTTGGTGGGATATGACAAAAATAAGCAAACCGTGTCCTTTAAGCCAACTGATTGCACCAAATAA